TATGTATGGGATGAGCTGCGCAAGGTGGAAGGTTGAGGGGGCATGTGCTGATATGATATGCACATATCCATTATGCAAGAGCCTTGATATCAATCATGAACAGCAAGTTGAACTCCTGCGCCGCCTGCGTGATATACCTGGTATCAGAAAGGTGTTCATTGGTTCAGGAATACGGTACGATCTGGTAATGGCTGATTCTTCCCGCTATCTTCCACAACTCTGTGAACATCACATTAGCGGACAGCTCAAAGTGGCACCCGAGCACATTACAAGGCGAGTGACAGATATGATGCACAAACCTTCAAAGGAAGTGTTCGAGGAATTCAATAGGAAATTCGATACAATTAATAAGGAACTGGGTGGGAAACAACACATGATACCCTATTTCATGTCCGGCCATCCAGGATGCACAGTTGAGGATATGGTGGAACTTGCAGAGTATATCAGAGACAATGACCTATACACCGAGCAGGTGCAGGATTTCACACCTACGCCAATGACAGTTTCTACGTGTATGTATTATACCGGGATCGATCCTTTCACTAAGGAGAAAGTGCATGTGGCAAAAGGGCGGGAGAAGAGGGTACAGCGTGCTCTGATGCAGTACAGGGATGAGAAGAATCACAGACTGGTGTACGAGGGACTGAAGATGGCAGAGCGGGAGGATTTGATCGGGAATGAGTGGGTGTGTCTGGTGAGGAGGAAGGGAAGACTGTAGAATGTGACTGAATTTGTGATCTAAGTAATTACAAAACATTAATAAGTTTAAATAAACATTATCCATTATGCTTGGTAAGCAACACGTTTCTATTACACTTGCAACTATTTTTCCCTTCTTGATACCTTAATTTTGTTGGGTGTCATTTTGGTTTGGCTATTTATCATTTTTACTGCAAGAACATATTATGATTTTTGGTATCAAGATATTGAGAAAATTAAGAAATTCAAAAAAGTCGCACGAAACATTGGAAAGGAACGACATTAAACAGGACAATTAATAAAAAAAAGTAAACGTGGAATAATTATCTATTCCACAAAAGGATTCTCATATTTTAAAATGGACTCAGCCACTTCAACCCTCATCAGATCAGGAGGTGGTACCTTCCCGCTCTGCAGCAAATCCCTCATCTTGGTCCCGCTGAAATTGACAATATCATCACCTGAATGTGAACAGATCTTATCATTGGCTATACTGGCGCACTTGTTGCAGTAGAAGAACGAGCGGAAGAACATGGGCTGGATGTCCAGGTCATCGAATTCATCAAAAATCTCATGGGCTGCAAAGGGGTAGTAGTAATCGCCTACACCAGCATGGTCCCGACCCACAATGAAATGGGTGCAGCCGAAATTCTTGCGCACAATGGCATGGAATATGGCCTCCCTGGGTCCTGCGTATCGCATCTCGGTCTGGAATATGGACATTGTGACCCTATCGTGGGGGAAATAATTATCCAGCAGGGCATTGTATGAGTCCAGGATCACGTCGTCCCTGAAATCCCCGCTCTTTTTCTTTCCGATCACAGGATTGATGAACAGCCCGTCAGTAAAAGTAAGGGCACTTTTTTGTACATATTCATGACCCATGTGGGGGACATTGCGGGTCTGGAACCCGACGACTGTTTTCCATCCCTTTTCCCTGAACAGGGCTCTTGTTTGTTCAGGTTTTAATGCATATTTCTTATATGGGGTATCTATCTCGTTTAGAAGATCAATGTTACCCCCTACCAACAGATCATTCATCTTATTGGTCAATGCAACTCCGGGGTGTTTCGGATCATCAGTACCGAACACATTGACAGAATGGGTTTTCTTGTCAAATTCGAATATCTCTTCCACATCTAATATGGCAACCGGGGTACCCTCATAATCCAGTACTACTTCGTCACCAGTTGTAATCTTTTTAGCATCTTCATCTGAAATATCCTGGATGATGGGAATGGTCCAGGGTAAACCGCTGGTTAATCTTTTATTCTGAAGTACATTATTATAATCTTCCTGCACCAGGAAACCTTCCAGGGGACTGAAAACTCCGCTGGCGATATTCTCGATCTCTTTGGCCCTGTCCAGACTGATGCTGATTTTTGTCATGTCCGGGACCTGTCCCAGGTACATTCCTCTAGTGTCATGATCCAGGATCCTGCGGATTAATTTTCCACCGTGTGGCTTAATCTGTGTAATATTCATGTCCTATCTCCTGAAATACTTTCCATCAATTCTGTAGCTAATATAAATTAACTTAACCTATTGATAATCAGATGTATTCGTCAGGATTATTCAAGAAATCCAGTACTATAGTGGTAAGCATTTTGGCGCCTGTTATTAAAATATCCTCATCAATATCAAATTTGCTGGAATGGTTCCCTTCTGTGATTCCTTTTTCAATGTTCGCTGTCCCCAGAAGGATAAAGACTCCAGGTATTTTTTCCAGATAATAAGCAAAATCTTCTGATCCGAAATGAGGGTCCATCTCATTATTCACAACAGGGAAGTTTTTCTTCAGAACAGTAAATGCTCGGTTTGAAAATACCGGTTCATTGACAAGGACAGGATATCCATGTAAAATATCCAGTTCATATCTGGGAAGTCCTGGAATTTCTTGTTTTGAGTAAGAGACCATTAAATTATCAAGGGTCTGTTTTAGTATCTCTTCAATGAGTTTTGTATCATCGTGATCAAAGGTTCGAAAACTTCCTGAAATTTCCACTCTGTCAGGTGTCCAGTTGGATTGTGATCCACCTTGAATTTTACCGATCCCTAAAATAAATTGCTCATCTAACAATCTTTTCCGAATTTCAGTATGAATGCATGAAATGAATTGGGAAGCAATGAAAATCGGGTCTATACAGATATCTGGCCTTACGTAATGTCCTCCTTTTCCAATGATCTTTATAGTAATGACAGTGGACGCTGCCAGCATGGGGCCTGGTTTGAACTTTATTTCACCTGATTCGACAATGCTGAAAATATGAGTTCCCACTATTGCATCTACTCCATCTAGCCCTCCGTCTTCAATTACAGCCAATGCGCCTCCCGGAGGCTGTTCTTCCCCTGGCTGGAATATTAATCTGATAGTACCCGATAAAGATTCACGATTTTGCATAAGAAGCTTTGCAGCACCTAGTACTATAGCCATATGGCCGTCATGTCCACAGGAATGCATAAAGCCGTGATGTTGTGAGATGTATTCCCTGTTTAGAGGAGTGGGTTCTTCGGTTACTTTAAGGCCATCCATGTCTGCTCTTATGGCTATGGTTCTTCCAGTATCCTTTCCCTGTATTGTTGCAACAATCCCGGTGTTTGCAATAGGTTTTCCCTCAAGACCGATCTCATGCAGGATTTCCATTATCTTTCCCCCGGTTTTAAATTCGTGAAAACTCAGTTCAGGTATCCTGTGAAATTCTCTGCGTTTTTCTATGATCCAGTCCTCTAACCGTTTTTCATCCGAATGGTATAACATATTAATTGTGTTATATTTTCTCTTTATAATTGCCACCAAATGCTATTTGTTTTTCCTT
This genomic stretch from Methanosarcinales archaeon harbors:
- the sat gene encoding sulfate adenylyltransferase; translation: MNITQIKPHGGKLIRRILDHDTRGMYLGQVPDMTKISISLDRAKEIENIASGVFSPLEGFLVQEDYNNVLQNKRLTSGLPWTIPIIQDISDEDAKKITTGDEVVLDYEGTPVAILDVEEIFEFDKKTHSVNVFGTDDPKHPGVALTNKMNDLLVGGNIDLLNEIDTPYKKYALKPEQTRALFREKGWKTVVGFQTRNVPHMGHEYVQKSALTFTDGLFINPVIGKKKSGDFRDDVILDSYNALLDNYFPHDRVTMSIFQTEMRYAGPREAIFHAIVRKNFGCTHFIVGRDHAGVGDYYYPFAAHEIFDEFDDLDIQPMFFRSFFYCNKCASIANDKICSHSGDDIVNFSGTKMRDLLQSGKVPPPDLMRVEVAESILKYENPFVE
- a CDS encoding amidohydrolase — translated: MLYHSDEKRLEDWIIEKRREFHRIPELSFHEFKTGGKIMEILHEIGLEGKPIANTGIVATIQGKDTGRTIAIRADMDGLKVTEEPTPLNREYISQHHGFMHSCGHDGHMAIVLGAAKLLMQNRESLSGTIRLIFQPGEEQPPGGALAVIEDGGLDGVDAIVGTHIFSIVESGEIKFKPGPMLAASTVITIKIIGKGGHYVRPDICIDPIFIASQFISCIHTEIRKRLLDEQFILGIGKIQGGSQSNWTPDRVEISGSFRTFDHDDTKLIEEILKQTLDNLMVSYSKQEIPGLPRYELDILHGYPVLVNEPVFSNRAFTVLKKNFPVVNNEMDPHFGSEDFAYYLEKIPGVFILLGTANIEKGITEGNHSSKFDIDEDILITGAKMLTTIVLDFLNNPDEYI